From Cellulomonas oligotrophica, a single genomic window includes:
- the hisG gene encoding ATP phosphoribosyltransferase, protein MLRIAVPNKGSLSEPAVEMLREAGYRQRRDSRELVLPDPDNDVEFFFLRPRDVAVYVGAGTVDVGITGRDLLIDSASAAVEHLPLGFARSTFRFAATAGQLHDARDVAGLRVATSYPELVAAHLRERGVEPASVVRLDGAVESAIRLGVADVIADVVETGSTLRAAGLEVFGEPILRSEAVLARRADVDAPAGLDVLTRRLQGVLTAREYVLMDYDVPLELVDQAVAITPGLESPTVSPLHNGQWAAVRAMVPRAQTNRVMDALYDVGARAILVTSIHACRL, encoded by the coding sequence GTGCTGAGGATCGCCGTCCCCAACAAGGGCTCGCTGAGCGAGCCCGCCGTCGAGATGCTGCGCGAGGCGGGCTACCGCCAGCGCCGCGACTCCCGCGAGCTCGTGCTGCCCGACCCCGACAACGACGTGGAGTTCTTCTTCCTGCGTCCGCGTGACGTCGCCGTGTACGTCGGCGCCGGCACGGTCGACGTCGGCATCACCGGCCGCGACCTGCTCATCGACTCCGCGTCCGCGGCCGTCGAGCACCTGCCGCTGGGCTTCGCCCGGTCGACGTTCCGGTTCGCCGCCACCGCGGGCCAGCTGCACGACGCCCGCGACGTCGCCGGCCTGCGCGTGGCGACCTCGTACCCCGAGCTCGTCGCGGCGCACCTGCGCGAGCGTGGCGTCGAGCCCGCGTCCGTCGTCCGCCTGGACGGCGCGGTGGAGTCCGCGATCCGCCTCGGTGTGGCCGACGTGATCGCCGACGTCGTCGAGACCGGGTCGACGCTGCGGGCCGCGGGCCTGGAGGTCTTCGGCGAGCCGATCCTGCGCTCGGAGGCCGTGCTGGCGCGTCGTGCGGACGTCGACGCCCCCGCGGGCCTGGACGTGCTGACCCGGCGCCTGCAGGGCGTGCTGACGGCCCGCGAGTACGTCCTCATGGACTACGACGTGCCGCTCGAGCTCGTCGACCAGGCCGTGGCGATCACGCCGGGCCTGGAGTCGCCGACGGTCTCGCCGCTGCACAACGGGCAGTGGGCGGCCGTGCGGGCCATGGTGCCGCGCGCGCAGACGAACCGGGTGATGGACGCCCTGTACGACGTCGGCGCGCGGGCGATCCTCGTCACGTCGATCCACGCCTGCCGGCTGTGA
- a CDS encoding manganese catalase family protein, whose translation MFFHRQELQHHATPDKPDAVFARKLQEVLGGQYGEITVAMQYGFQSWNAHLPGKYRDLLYGIGAEEFGHVEMLATMISQLLADAPVGAVEGAVQDDPTVAAIIGGTDPQQGIVAGAGARPVDSNGNPWSAGYVTASGNLLADFTANANAEMQGRLQVARLYHMTDDHGVKDLLAFLLARDTMHQNQWIAAARQLREEGVEDLPVPSTFPLGKEDRDVAYQYINFSDGEHASEGAWASGPTPDGKGEFTYVAEPPAGVPMPPPTQPDPRFHGTTPKPSAMEKATGAVKDALGKG comes from the coding sequence ATGTTCTTCCACCGCCAGGAGCTGCAGCACCACGCCACGCCCGACAAGCCCGACGCCGTCTTCGCCCGCAAGCTCCAGGAGGTCCTGGGCGGGCAGTACGGCGAGATCACCGTCGCCATGCAGTACGGGTTCCAGTCCTGGAACGCCCACCTGCCCGGCAAGTACCGCGACCTGCTCTACGGCATCGGAGCCGAGGAGTTCGGGCACGTGGAGATGCTCGCGACGATGATCTCGCAGCTGCTCGCCGACGCCCCGGTCGGTGCGGTGGAGGGCGCGGTCCAGGACGATCCCACGGTCGCGGCGATCATCGGCGGCACGGACCCCCAGCAGGGCATCGTCGCCGGCGCCGGCGCGCGTCCGGTGGACTCCAACGGCAACCCCTGGTCCGCCGGGTACGTGACGGCCAGCGGCAACCTGCTCGCGGACTTCACGGCCAACGCGAACGCGGAGATGCAGGGCCGCCTCCAGGTCGCCCGGCTCTACCACATGACCGACGACCACGGCGTGAAGGACCTGCTGGCGTTCCTGCTGGCGCGCGACACGATGCATCAGAACCAGTGGATCGCCGCCGCCCGGCAGCTGCGCGAGGAGGGCGTGGAGGACCTGCCCGTGCCCAGCACCTTCCCGCTCGGCAAGGAGGACCGCGACGTGGCCTACCAGTACATCAACTTCAGCGACGGCGAGCACGCTTCGGAGGGCGCGTGGGCCAGCGGCCCGACCCCTGACGGGAAGGGCGAGTTCACGTACGTCGCCGAGCCGCCCGCCGGCGTCCCGATGCCGCCGCCCACCCAGCCGGACCCCCGGTTCCACGGCACCACACCGAAGCCGTCGGCGATGGAGAAGGCCACGGGCGCGGTCAAGGACGCGCTCGGCAAGGGCTGA
- a CDS encoding phosphoribosyl-ATP diphosphatase: MKSFEDLYAELAEKAATRPAGSGTVAELDAGVHAIGKKIVEEAAEVWMAAEHESDERAAEEISQLLYHLQVLMLARGLTLQDVYKHL, from the coding sequence GTGAAGTCGTTCGAGGACCTGTACGCCGAGCTCGCCGAGAAGGCCGCGACCCGCCCCGCGGGGTCCGGCACCGTCGCGGAGCTGGACGCGGGCGTCCATGCCATCGGCAAGAAGATCGTCGAGGAGGCCGCCGAGGTGTGGATGGCCGCCGAGCACGAGTCCGACGAGCGTGCCGCCGAGGAGATCTCCCAGCTGCTGTACCACCTGCAGGTGCTGATGCTCGCGCGCGGGCTGACGCTGCAGGACGTGTACAAGCACCTGTGA
- a CDS encoding DUF7218 family protein, with amino-acid sequence MPQRDPGPSVKDPELYEKLRDEGSSKEKAARIANAAARSSREDVAAKGGRSGSYEDWTVADLRHRAAELDVTGRSTMTKAELVDALRSR; translated from the coding sequence ATGCCCCAGCGTGACCCCGGGCCCAGCGTGAAGGACCCCGAGCTGTACGAGAAGCTGCGCGACGAGGGCAGCAGCAAGGAGAAGGCCGCGCGGATCGCCAACGCCGCCGCCCGCAGCAGCCGCGAGGACGTCGCGGCGAAGGGCGGGCGGTCCGGCTCCTACGAGGACTGGACCGTGGCGGACCTGCGGCACCGTGCGGCCGAGCTGGACGTCACCGGCCGGTCGACCATGACGAAGGCCGAGCTGGTCGACGCCCTGCGCTCGCGCTGA
- the ribH gene encoding 6,7-dimethyl-8-ribityllumazine synthase: MSGAGAPTLTLDGSGLKVVVVAASWHTTVMDGLLDGARRALADAHVDDVTVVRVPGSFELPVVARHAADADADAVVALGVVIRGGTPHFDYVCSAATTGLTDVSVHTGVPVGFGLLTCDDEAQALDRAGLPGSHEDKGYEAAQAAVATALAVRVLEPADGR; encoded by the coding sequence ATGAGCGGCGCCGGAGCACCCACCCTCACCCTGGACGGCAGCGGCCTCAAGGTCGTCGTCGTCGCCGCGTCCTGGCACACCACCGTCATGGACGGGCTCCTCGACGGCGCCCGCCGGGCCCTGGCCGACGCGCACGTCGACGACGTCACGGTCGTGCGCGTGCCCGGCTCGTTCGAGCTGCCCGTGGTGGCCCGGCACGCCGCCGACGCGGACGCCGACGCCGTCGTCGCCCTCGGCGTCGTCATCCGCGGCGGCACCCCGCACTTCGACTACGTCTGCTCCGCAGCCACGACGGGACTGACCGACGTGTCCGTGCACACCGGCGTCCCCGTCGGCTTCGGCCTGCTCACCTGCGACGACGAGGCCCAGGCCCTCGACCGCGCCGGCCTGCCCGGCTCCCACGAGGACAAGGGCTACGAGGCCGCGCAGGCCGCCGTCGCGACGGCCCTCGCGGTGCGGGTGCTCGAGCCGGCCGACGGACGCTGA
- a CDS encoding PH domain-containing protein, translating into MTSRGTAGEEPAGLDAPFRPRLARFVTLGVAAAVAVLTGVLVVVMPGLGPLDQAGFVAFGALIVWFCWRQASVSAVPDATGLRVRNLVVTRHVTWAQIVSVRFGQGRAWVQLDLADGDTLAVMGVQRADGARAEQEARRLATLVARRSTTRRDD; encoded by the coding sequence GTGACCTCCCGCGGCACGGCGGGCGAGGAGCCCGCGGGGCTCGACGCTCCGTTCCGGCCGCGCCTGGCGAGGTTCGTGACCCTGGGCGTGGCGGCCGCCGTCGCGGTGCTCACCGGTGTCCTCGTCGTCGTCATGCCGGGGCTGGGGCCGCTCGACCAGGCGGGTTTCGTGGCGTTCGGGGCGCTGATCGTGTGGTTCTGCTGGCGGCAGGCCTCGGTCAGCGCCGTCCCCGACGCCACGGGCCTGCGCGTGCGCAACCTCGTGGTCACCCGGCACGTGACGTGGGCGCAGATCGTCTCGGTGCGGTTCGGCCAGGGCCGTGCGTGGGTGCAGCTCGACCTCGCCGACGGCGACACCCTCGCCGTCATGGGCGTGCAGCGCGCCGATGGTGCCCGCGCCGAGCAGGAGGCCCGTCGCCTGGCGACGCTCGTGGCCCGCCGCTCGACGACCCGCCGCGACGACTGA